The following nucleotide sequence is from Candidatus Schekmanbacteria bacterium.
AAGAAAAGATATTATAATCAATCAGAGCATAAAGAAAAAAAGCTTCGCATTGAAAATATTGAAATTCTAATATAATACGACTGCTTCAATATGGTAAAAGAGAAGAAATACTGTTCAAATATTGAACATTGTTTTTTTCTAAATGGTAAATAATTGAACAACTAATCTTTCTCCTTAAAAAAATATTCAGTAAAATCAAATACTTATTTTTTATAAAAAATTGGCATAATTTTTGCATCAAGTGTCTTATAGTTTGTAGGTTGGGTATATTCAATTACAATGAGAAACTTTAATTTTAAAAAGGAGTTACCAAATGAGTCCCAAAGATGTGATGGAAATTATCAAAGAAAACAACATTCAAATGATTGATTTGCGTTTTATGGATTTCCCCGGTGTTTGGCAGCATTTTTCAGTGCCTGTATCAGAGTTTAATGAAAACAGTTTTGAAGAAGGGTTCGGTTTTGACGGCTCAAGTATTAGGGGATGGCAGCCAATCAACGCAAGTGATATGCTTGTAATCCCAGATCCCGCAACAGCAATGGTTGATCCAATATTAAAGTATCCAACTCTTGTTCTTATTTGCAACATAGTAGATCCAATTACAAAAGAAAAATATTCAAGAGATCCAAGGAATATTGCTCAGAAAGCAGAGAGTTATTTAAGATCGACACAAATTGCAGATACATCTTACTTTGGTCCTGAAGCTGAATTTTTTATACTCGATGACATCCGATTCGATCAAAATGAACATCAAGGTTTTTATTTTCTCGACTCATCTGAAGGCCGCTGGAATAGCGGAAAAGAGGAAAATCCAAATCTTGGATATAAACCTCGCTACAAAGAGGGATATTTCCCAGTACCTCCTACTGACAGCTTGCAGGATTTAAGGACAGAAATGGTTCTTGAAATGCAGAAGGTAGGAATCGAGATTGAATGTCAGCACCACGAAGTGGCTACTTCAGGACAGGCAGAAATTGATATGAAATACAATACATTGACTGCCACTGCTGACAATTTGATGTGGTACAAATATATTGTCAAGAATGTAGCAAGAAGACATAACAAAACAGTTACTTTTATGCCAAAACCGGTATTTAGAGACAATGGCTCTGGAATGCACACCCATATTTCATTGTGGAAGAATGGAGAACCACTCTTTGCAGGGAATGAATATGGTGGAATGAGTGAATTGGCTATGTATTTCATAGGCGGCATTATTAAGCATGCACCTTCGGTTTGTGCCTTTGTAGCACCTACAACAAATTCATATAAAAGACTTGTACCGGGATTTGAAGCACCCGTCAATCTTGCCTATTCCTCAAGAAATAGAAGCGCAAGCATAAGAATTCCAATGTATTCTCCCAGTCCAAAGGCAAAGAGGATCGAAGTCAGATTCCCTGACCCCTCATGCAACGGCTACTTGGCATTTGCAGCCCTATTGATGGCAGGACTCGACGGAATAGAAAACAAAATCAATCCGGGAGAACCTCTTGACAAAGACATCTACGAATTAGGACCTGAAGAGTTGGCAGGTGTACCATCAGTGCCAGCTTCACTTGAAGAAGCACTAAATGCTCTTGAAGAGGATAATGAGTACCTTTTAAAAGGTGATGTTTTCACTCAAGATGCAATTGATATGTGGATTGAGTATAAAAGAACCAATGAAGTCGATGCAATGAGATTGAGACCTCATCCATATGAATTTGCTCTTTACTTTGATATTTAAATAAGGTAAAGACGAGAAAAAGTTTAGATATTTCTTTACTAAATAGAACACTGCCGGCTCTTCTTGATAAAAGAGTCGGTTGTGTTTTGTTTTTATTGGTTTTGTATAATTTTGGTGCCCTTGTTGTCACATCATCTACCCTCGTTTGCTTGACAACAGTGTTTTTTTAATTTACGAAATAAAAGGGTTTTTATCACAAAAATTATTTGAAGGGTAAAATATGGCTTTAAATGCGATTTTTTGGGGCTGTCAAATACCAGCGCGATACCCCTTTATCGAAAAATCTTTAAGAAGGGTTTTCGAAGAGCTGGAAATCCAAATAATAGATATCGATGGATTCACGTGTTGCCCTGAAAGAGCGCTCATAGGCAATATGAGTGAAGAGGTTTGGTATTTGACTGCAGCAAGGAATTTAGCAGTGGCGAGAAAGAACGCCGGGAAACCATTAACTCTTATTCAAGCCTGTAATGGCTGTTTCAGCACATTAAAAAAAGTAAAGGAAGATCTCGACCACGATTTAGAAATTAGAAAAAAAGTAAACAAAGGTTTGGGTCATATCGGCCTTCATTATGAAGGTGGCGTTGATGTAAAGCATATAGTTGAGTTCTTACACGATGTTATTGGTGCTGACACCATAAAAAATCGCGTTAAATCCTCTTTGAACGGATTAAAAATAGCAGTGCATCCGGGATGCCATATGACGCGTCCCTCATCTGCTATAGAGTTTGACGATCCCCTTGTTCCAAAAAAGTTCGACCAACTTATAAAATCACTTGGAGCAACAAATGTAAACTATCCAAGCAAAATGCTTTGCTGTGGGGGAGAATTAACCAATATTGGCAATATGGATGAAGGTTTTGCAGTAACAAGACAAAAACTTATTGAAACGACTCGTTTGAATGTAGATGCACTTGCTGTTGCATGTCCGAACTGCTTCAAACAATTTGATAATCAGCAGTTTCTAATGCAAAGAAACGGTGAAGAATTTGAAATCCCGGTGTTTTATGTATCAGAACTTTTAGGATTGGCATTGGGGATTGACCCAAAAGAATTGGGATTGGAAGGGCACAGGATAAATACAGAAAGTTTCTTCAAGAGATGGAACGAAGAAAAAGAAAAGGCAGGAAAAGTAAAAGAATATTTTGATTTAGAAGCATTGAGGAAATGCTATGAATGCAGAGCTTGCTTGGATGATTGTCCATCAGTCAAGCTTCTTGATAAATATGACCCTGTTACAATAATGGGGAAAGTGTTGGATGGAAAAATCGAAGAAGCAATGGAAGATAACGCCATCTGGGAATGCCTTGAATGCCATACTTGCAGCGAGCTGTGTCCTCAAGGATTTGGAATGGAAAAAGTATTTACTACCCTAAAACATTTTGCAGGGGAAAAGGGGAAAAGGCCTGCTCCTGCAAAAAAAGGTATTGAAATGTTCGAAAAAACAAGCAAAATAGGCGAACCTTCAAAAGCTCAAAGGAAAAAGTTTAATCTTCCAGATACTCCATCAAGCGGTTTTGAAGACTGGAAAAAGATGATTGAAGCAATTCGTTCAAAAAAAGAAAATGAGGGAGATGAAATTTTAAATGAACCATAATTACCAAAAAGACATATCAGGATGCGGGCTGTCAGGACTGATTAGTCGAAGCAAAAAAAGAATTCCCGGTGAAGTAATTATCAAGTCTATTTGTCCTATGAAGGATAGGGGTAACGGACTTGGCGCAGGATTTGCCGCATACGGAATTTATCCTGATTATAGCGATTATTATGCGTTTCATATAATGTATGATCACGGCACTGCAAAAGACATTGCAGAATCCTTCATTGAAGCAAACTATGAGATAGCTAAGCAGGAAAGAATTCCACATAAAAAGACTGAAAATATTGTCTATCATCCTATGCTTTACAGATATTTTGTTAAGCCAAAGGATAAGAGGCCTGATTCCCAATTTGCTGAGCTCGAAGGCGATGATTTTGTCGTGCGCACTGTAATGAATATCAATTCGAGTATTGAAGGAGCATATGTGTTTTCAAGTGGGAAAAACATGGGCGCTTTTAAAGGAGTTGGTTTCCCATCAGAAATTGCTGAATTCTATATGCTTGAAGATTATGCAGGCTACATTTGGACTGCTCACAATAGATTCCCTACAAATACTCCCGGCTGGTGGGGTGGTGCGCATCCATTTACGCTTCTCGACTGGTCAATTGTCCACAACGGTGAAATTTCATCATATGGCATAAACAAAAGATATTTAGAGATGTTTGGATACAGCTGCACACTTTTAACGGATACGGAAGTTGTAGCTTATCTTTTTGACTTAATGGTAAGAAAGCATGGCATTAGCTTCAACATTGCCTGTAAAGCCCTTGCAGCACCTTTTTGGAAAGATATCGATGCGCTTCCAGAAGAAGAAAGAGAGGCTTATACATGGTTGAGAATGGTATATGGTAGTGCTCTTTTGAATGGACCTTTTGCAATTCTATTTGGACACAGCAATGGTCTGATAGGGCTTAATGATAGAATAAAACTGCGTCCACTTGTTTGCGCAGAAAATGGAGATATGGTTTATATGGCATCAGAAGAATCAGCAATCAGGGAAATTTGTCCAAAGCCGGAAAGAGTGTGGTATCCAAGAGCAGGAGAACCAGTAATTGTTAACCTGAATAGTGATGAAAAGAATTAAAAATGAGAAAAAGCTACCTTATTCCAGAGTTTAGAGTCGAAATAGACCATACAAGATGCAGGCGGTGTAAGCGCTGTATAATGAATTGCAGTTACGAAGCGCTTAGTTTCAGCGATAGAGTGGTTGCCGACCACTTTAAATGTGTTGCATGTCACAGATGTATCGTTTTCTGTCCTGAAAATGTAATAACTGTACGAAAAAACCCTGTTGATTTCAAAGAAAGTTTCAACTGGACCAACAGGCATCGTTTAGATATTTGGAAACAGGCAGAAACAGGAGGCATTCCTCTTACTGGTATGGGGAATGATTTGCCCTATCAGATTATTTGGGACCATTTAGTCCTTGATGCCTGTCAAGTTACAAATCCTTCTATCGATCCATTAAGAGAACCGATGGAATTGAGGACATATTTAGGGAAAAAACCTGATTCTTTGCAGTTTGAAGAAACAGCCGACGGAAAAATTAAATTAAAAGAAAAACCTCCCAAAAATATAAAACTTGAAATGCCCGTTGTTTTCTCACCTATGTCTTATGGTTCCATTAGTTTGAATGCCCATAAAGCAATGGCGATGACTGCAAAGGAAATGGGCATTGTTATGCATACAGGAGAGGGCGGACTTCATAAGGATTTGTATGATTATAGTGACTATATGATTGTGCAATGCGCATCAGGACGATTTGGCGTTCATGCCGAATATCTTAAGAGAGGAATT
It contains:
- a CDS encoding 4Fe-4S dicluster domain-containing protein, which gives rise to MALNAIFWGCQIPARYPFIEKSLRRVFEELEIQIIDIDGFTCCPERALIGNMSEEVWYLTAARNLAVARKNAGKPLTLIQACNGCFSTLKKVKEDLDHDLEIRKKVNKGLGHIGLHYEGGVDVKHIVEFLHDVIGADTIKNRVKSSLNGLKIAVHPGCHMTRPSSAIEFDDPLVPKKFDQLIKSLGATNVNYPSKMLCCGGELTNIGNMDEGFAVTRQKLIETTRLNVDALAVACPNCFKQFDNQQFLMQRNGEEFEIPVFYVSELLGLALGIDPKELGLEGHRINTESFFKRWNEEKEKAGKVKEYFDLEALRKCYECRACLDDCPSVKLLDKYDPVTIMGKVLDGKIEEAMEDNAIWECLECHTCSELCPQGFGMEKVFTTLKHFAGEKGKRPAPAKKGIEMFEKTSKIGEPSKAQRKKFNLPDTPSSGFEDWKKMIEAIRSKKENEGDEILNEP
- the glnA gene encoding type I glutamate--ammonia ligase — its product is MSPKDVMEIIKENNIQMIDLRFMDFPGVWQHFSVPVSEFNENSFEEGFGFDGSSIRGWQPINASDMLVIPDPATAMVDPILKYPTLVLICNIVDPITKEKYSRDPRNIAQKAESYLRSTQIADTSYFGPEAEFFILDDIRFDQNEHQGFYFLDSSEGRWNSGKEENPNLGYKPRYKEGYFPVPPTDSLQDLRTEMVLEMQKVGIEIECQHHEVATSGQAEIDMKYNTLTATADNLMWYKYIVKNVARRHNKTVTFMPKPVFRDNGSGMHTHISLWKNGEPLFAGNEYGGMSELAMYFIGGIIKHAPSVCAFVAPTTNSYKRLVPGFEAPVNLAYSSRNRSASIRIPMYSPSPKAKRIEVRFPDPSCNGYLAFAALLMAGLDGIENKINPGEPLDKDIYELGPEELAGVPSVPASLEEALNALEEDNEYLLKGDVFTQDAIDMWIEYKRTNEVDAMRLRPHPYEFALYFDI